Part of the Helicobacter sp. MIT 21-1697 genome is shown below.
AATTGTGGGCTTGGGCGCTTAAAACGAGGCATTGAAGAAGCAGGAGGCGATAAACGCATTGAAACATTGCTTGATGAGGAGGCTCAATATATTCCAGCTGAAACGCGCAATTATATTCGCACGATTTTGGCTATGAGCTTACTTTTTAATGATGTAGATTTTTTGAAAGCTCAAAATGCTGATTATTTGCTCAATCGTGGAGCGACTGATAGTATCGCAAGTGTGAGCATTAAGGGTGGGACTTCATTGAGCGCGATTGCAAAAAGTGCGAAGATTCCATTAAGTGAATTGCAAAAATATAATCGCCATTTTACGCGCTCTTTACTTCCGCAGGGGAATAAGCGCTATAATGTCTATATTCCTTATGATAAACTGCGCACCTTTAAAAGGTATTTTAATGAAAAAAGTTATCCTCAAGAAGCTACATTTATCACTCATATCGTGCAAAAAGGCGAGAATTTAGGTGCTATTGCAAGAAGTTATAAAATCTCACTTCGTCAATTGCAAGAAGCAAATAATATCAAAGGTTCGCATATCGCAATTAATCAAAAGCTTATAATTCCTGTGCTCAAGGGTAAATCTACGGCGATTGCTGATAATAGATAGGTAAAGGAGCATCAATGAAAAGTCTAACAAAAATACAAATTATTATAAGTTTGAGTGTATTGTGTGGGCTATTTTGGGGTTGTTTAGGAAAAGATGCACAATGGAGTGAGAGTGGAGTAAAGGCAAAGGGTTTTAATGAAAGTTTTGATGATTTAGATGCTTTTAATCAAGGCATTACGCCCAATATTGGTGGCAATTCTATGCGAGAATCACCTGCCATACAAGAGGCTACTATGCGTCCTTATCAAGTTGCAGGCAAATGGTATTATCCTGAAAAAGTGAGCCTCGGAGATAAATTTGATGGCTATGCAAGTTGGTATGGTCCTGATTTTCACGCTAAAAAAACTTCTAATGGTGAAACTTATAATATGTATGCCCATACTGCGGCACATAAGACTTTTCCGATGAACACGGTTGTCAAAGTGCTCAATGTTGAAAATGGTAAAAGCACCATTGTGCGCATTAATGATAGGGGTCCATTTGTGGAAGGACGCATTATTGATTTGAGCAATGCTGCTGCACACGATATTGATATGGTAAAGGTTGGCACAGCAAAGGTGCGACTAGAAGTAATTGGATTTGGTGGTGTTATCAATAAAGACGCTAAAGTGCAGAATGTGGAGAGTGAAGATGTCTTAAGCAACGAGTTTAAAGTTGCCAACACTCCAAAGTCAGTAAGTGGTGGGGATTTTGCTATTCAGGTGGGAGCATTTAGGCGGTATGAGGGCGCACAAATTACCCAAGAGCGATATTCGCATACGCCTCCTTATCAGAGTGTGATAAAAGAATTTGAACTTAATGGTGCGCCTATTTATCGTGTATTTTTGCGAGGATTCCAAAGCGAGCAAGAAGCGCGTGATTTCTTAAAAAAGAATACGCAGATTCAAGGAGGATTTTTTATCCGCGACTAAAGAAAGACTAAAGGAGTGAGGTATGCAAGAGCAAATGTCAAAAAATATTATAGAGATTTCGCGTACAACAAAGGAGACTGATATTGCACTTAAAATGTTGCTTTATGGAAGTGGAAAGGCGCAGATTCAAAGTGGAATAGGCTTTTTTGACCATATGTTGCAATCACTCACCAAACACTCTCTTATGGATTTGGAACTTGTGTGCAAGGGTGATACATTTATTGATGGACATCATAGCATAGAAGATTGTGGTATTGTGTTGGGGAAAGCATTAGCTCAAGGTATGTATCCAGCAGAGGGCATTGAGCGATTTGGCAATGCAAGCATAGTGATGGACGAAGCGTGTGTAGAGTGTGATATTGATGTGAGCAATCGTGCTTTTCTTGTTTTTGAAACAAATGCCTATAAACTTCCATTCAAAGGCAGAGTGGGTGAGCTTGATGTGGAATTAGTTGAGGAATTTTTCCGCGCACTCTGTTTTAATGCTCATTTAAGTGTACATATTGTTCTTAAAAGGGGCAAAAATTTGCATCATATCATTGAGGCGATGTTTAAAGCCTTTGGAGTGAGTTTAAGACGCGCACTTACATTAAATCCTAGAATCCTTACGCCTTCAACAAAAGGTGTATTATGATAAAACTTTTAGTCTTTGATGTTGATGGCACACTAAGCGATGGCAAGGTGTATTATTCTCAATCGGGTGAGGAGATAAAAAGTTTTGACACGCGCGATGGTTTGGCGATTAGTGTATGGAATCGCCAAATGCGCCGTGCAAGTGCTATTATTACAGGCAGAGAATCTGATATAGTGTATAAGCGCGCAAAAGAGCTAGGCATAGAGCATATTTTTATGGGTTGTGAGCATAAAGGCAAGGTGTTGCAAGAGCTGACAGCGCAGCTTGAAATGGATATGTCTGAAGTGGCGTGTATTGGTGATGATTTGAATGATTTGAGTATGTTTAAACTCTGTGCAAAAGCGTATATGCCACAAAATGGTGCAAAAGCACTTAAAAAATATGCGTATAAGATTCTTAAACACTCTGGTGGAAATGGCGCAGTGCGTGAGATGATAGAAGATGTCTTAAAACTTAATGGAGATAAAAAGCTTGAAAAATATTTCTTATAGAATCTATGCTTTTTTTATTGTATTGCTTGGTTTTAGTTTGAGCAGCATTATATTTTTTACTTCTGATAATGCGCTTTATGCAAATATTGGCAAAGAAGTGCCAAATATTGAAATATCAGACTTTACGCTTTATCTTTTGAATGCACAATATACCCAAGCAATTTCACAAGGAAGTAAAGCACTCCGTTTTGAAGACCACGAGGAGATTTATGATATTTTTGTCAATCAAATAAATAATAAGCTCAATGAATATATGTATGCACCTTTTGTGCTAAGTAAAAATAAGCTTTATACCTTTTCTCAAGGCGCAGATTATTTGCGTATAGATGGCTTGAGTTTTTGGAGTAAATGGGGCATCTATAATTATCAAAAACGCATTTTTAAGGGCAAAGGAGATTTTATTTTACAAAACTCTACGACAAAAGCCACAGGGAAAAATATTTATTATGATATGTTTAAAGGGGATTTGAGGGCAGATTCTATCAAGGCAGATATTGCTATGGGAGAGAGATAATGCGTTGGATTATACTATGTATATGTGTATGTATGAGCGCTGCAGATACGCTTGAAGTGAGTGCGAAGACATTTCAGAGTGATTTAAAAAAAGGACTCACGCAATTAAGTGGTGAAGTGCTAGTTGTTAAAGGTGAGGATAAATTATGGGCGGATAAGGTTGTGATTGAGACAAATAAAAAAAACAAACCACAAAAATATACAGCAATAGGCAATGTCCGATTCTATGCAAAGATGCCCGATAAAGAAATGAGAGGCAAGGCAAGCAAAGCGGTCTATAATGTGATTAAAGATGAATATCAGCTTATAGATAATGCTGTGATTGAGGAGATTGGAAAAAAAAATATCATTAGGGGCAATATTATCATCTTAAATCCACAAGCCCAAGAGGCTTTTGTTAAGGGCTCAAGCCAAAAACCCGGAATGATGACTTTTATTGTGGAAGAGAAAAAATGAGAAATAAGACAAATATATATATTTGTGAGAAAAGAGGAATGAGGCAAGTATGATTCAAGTTATAGAATCTCGCTTTGTGAGTAGTGCAAGTCATTTAGATAATGCTCCACCGCCAAATGCTTCGGAGGTAGTATTTTTAGGAAGAAGTAATGTGGGTAAAAGCACACTTATTAACGCACTCTTAAATAAGCCTCTTGCCAAGAGCTCTTCTACGCCGGGAAAAACACAACTTATTAATTTTTTTGCATCTATGTGGATATGGCATAATCAAAGATTGCCACTCACTTTTATTGATTTGCCCGGTTTTGGTTATGCAAAAGTAAGCAAAAATGTCAAAAAAGAATGGGAAAAGCACCTGTTTCGTTTTTTGCTGATGCGTCAATCTATCAAGCTTTTTTTGCATCTTGTTGATGCGCGGCATACAAATATGGCTATTGATTTATCTGTGGCTAC
Proteins encoded:
- a CDS encoding lytic transglycosylase domain-containing protein, with protein sequence MKNAKHHICLMIFALFCAVNVSLSNENGFYTMTYNKNTNNVLNSFGVHTAFIVTIADDARAQKIQEKWKYFVQRFEHSYEFIPTLKNMMAKEQIPQEFLFLAMAESEFAPSAKSSKKAIGIWQIMPATGKSLGLEINSYIDERRDPIKSTEAAIKYLKYLYDATGEWYLAAMAYNCGLGRLKRGIEEAGGDKRIETLLDEEAQYIPAETRNYIRTILAMSLLFNDVDFLKAQNADYLLNRGATDSIASVSIKGGTSLSAIAKSAKIPLSELQKYNRHFTRSLLPQGNKRYNVYIPYDKLRTFKRYFNEKSYPQEATFITHIVQKGENLGAIARSYKISLRQLQEANNIKGSHIAINQKLIIPVLKGKSTAIADNR
- a CDS encoding septal ring lytic transglycosylase RlpA family protein, which translates into the protein MKSLTKIQIIISLSVLCGLFWGCLGKDAQWSESGVKAKGFNESFDDLDAFNQGITPNIGGNSMRESPAIQEATMRPYQVAGKWYYPEKVSLGDKFDGYASWYGPDFHAKKTSNGETYNMYAHTAAHKTFPMNTVVKVLNVENGKSTIVRINDRGPFVEGRIIDLSNAAAHDIDMVKVGTAKVRLEVIGFGGVINKDAKVQNVESEDVLSNEFKVANTPKSVSGGDFAIQVGAFRRYEGAQITQERYSHTPPYQSVIKEFELNGAPIYRVFLRGFQSEQEARDFLKKNTQIQGGFFIRD
- the hisB gene encoding imidazoleglycerol-phosphate dehydratase HisB encodes the protein MIEISRTTKETDIALKMLLYGSGKAQIQSGIGFFDHMLQSLTKHSLMDLELVCKGDTFIDGHHSIEDCGIVLGKALAQGMYPAEGIERFGNASIVMDEACVECDIDVSNRAFLVFETNAYKLPFKGRVGELDVELVEEFFRALCFNAHLSVHIVLKRGKNLHHIIEAMFKAFGVSLRRALTLNPRILTPSTKGVL
- a CDS encoding KdsC family phosphatase: MIKLLVFDVDGTLSDGKVYYSQSGEEIKSFDTRDGLAISVWNRQMRRASAIITGRESDIVYKRAKELGIEHIFMGCEHKGKVLQELTAQLEMDMSEVACIGDDLNDLSMFKLCAKAYMPQNGAKALKKYAYKILKHSGGNGAVREMIEDVLKLNGDKKLEKYFL
- the lptA gene encoding lipopolysaccharide transport periplasmic protein LptA, with protein sequence MRWIILCICVCMSAADTLEVSAKTFQSDLKKGLTQLSGEVLVVKGEDKLWADKVVIETNKKNKPQKYTAIGNVRFYAKMPDKEMRGKASKAVYNVIKDEYQLIDNAVIEEIGKKNIIRGNIIILNPQAQEAFVKGSSQKPGMMTFIVEEKK
- the yihA gene encoding ribosome biogenesis GTP-binding protein YihA/YsxC → MIQVIESRFVSSASHLDNAPPPNASEVVFLGRSNVGKSTLINALLNKPLAKSSSTPGKTQLINFFASMWIWHNQRLPLTFIDLPGFGYAKVSKNVKKEWEKHLFRFLLMRQSIKLFLHLVDARHTNMAIDLSVATMLAQICRADQCILRIYTKADKLNQSALNALHKRVYIQEDKVQDADTDDMHTHSLLFSAVNKNHRKMASLTHLREEIIKYTLGLENGI